Proteins co-encoded in one Pelobates fuscus isolate aPelFus1 chromosome 5, aPelFus1.pri, whole genome shotgun sequence genomic window:
- the LOC134610378 gene encoding kelch-like protein 23: MDPLNDTILEIEQRYYHVDRSVLAAQSRYFDVLFYGGFKESSQRKIQLKGIDEACFQMLLDFVNKGTIEINKWNVTDILETADFLDLQKAKGLCVGFLAHELRVSNCLDMISYSRQYACPELLKSAFNVALTHLPDLMNDYEDEFNQLDKETFVQLLNSDGLFVSNEDLVFEAVMKWVIADPIREKDFGDLVSLVRPAFLSLSFLDTLVRRSKSTEGRNAYVRLLQTSNTNISKAWNTIDETMSTSRTYETLYVLGGKHEKEQQDLYVFLPKSSSWRACSPLLRKNLTHYAVATVGNLMIVTGGYFRGDFVWYSIACVVIYDSSTNSWVDGPPMKMSRNCHCAVGIGLQLYAIGGSTDESVIADVECLDLADMKWESRSPLIRPVERAAATSAGSNLYVLCGRDENGDVYSGVQRLNTETDEWVVISYSPMPRYDLCATFLNGVIYTIGGKALKFDLCTEEWTIIDKECLNRKFFMGCASVNGQIYIMGQRRASITQDIPNFVLLDPYLDNCQVKDSNIPCPLPIRGCVTVKSCDISF; encoded by the exons ATGGATCCACTGAATGACACCATTCTTGAAATTGAACAGAGGTATTACCACGTGGACAGATCGGTCCTAGCTGCACAAAGTAGATATTTCGATGTGCTGTTTTACGGTGGATTCAAGGAAAGCAGTCAGCGTAAAATACAACTTAAAGGAATAGATGAAGCATGTTTTCAGATGCTCCTTGATTTTGTCAACAAAGGCaccattgaaataaataaatggaatgtCACTGATATCTTGGAAACGGCAGACTTTTTAGATTTACAGAAAGCTAAGGGGCTCTGTGTCGGATTTCTAGCCCATGAACTACGTGTGTCAAACTGCTTGGACATGATATCTTATTCTCGGCAATACGCTTGCCCAGAGCTCTTGAAATCTGCTTTCAACGTGGCCCTCACACACTTGCCAGATCTTATGAATGATTACGAAGATGAATTTAACCAACTTGATAAGGAAACCTTTGTGCAATTGCTGAATTCAGATGGACTTTTTGTTTCCAATGAAGACCTAGTATTTGAGGCTGTCATGAAGTGGGTCATAGCAGACCCAATCCGAGAGAAGGACTTTGGAGATCTGGTATCACTGGTGAGACCTGCATTCCTTAGCCTCTCTTTTCTCGATACACTAGTCCGAAGAAGTAAGAGTACAGAAGGCCGGAATGCCTATGTTAGACTATTGCAGACTTCAAACACCAATATCTCCAAGGCATGGAACACCATAGATGAGACTATGTCCACAAGTAGGACTTACGAGACCTTATATGTTTTAGGAGGAAAGCATGAAAAAGAGCAACAGGATCTCTACGTTTTTCTTCCAAAGAGCTCCTCGTGGAGAGCCTGCTCACCTCTGCTGCGTAAAAATCTCACTCATTATGCAGTGGCAACAGTAg GAAATCTGATGATTGTGACTGGTGGATATTTTCGAGGAGATTTTGTATGGTACAGTATAGCCTGTGTGGTCATTTATGATTCTTCCACAAACTCTTGGGTTGATGGTCCACCCATGAAAATGTCCAGGAATTGCCACTGTGCTGTGGGGATTGGGCTCCAACTCTATGCAATTGGAGGAAGTACAGATGAAAGTGTGATTGCAGATGTAGAGTGTTTGGACCTGGCAGATATGAAATGGGAGAGCCGTAGCCCTCTCATTAGACCAGTAGAAAGAGCTGCAGCCACCAGTGCAGGATCCAATTTGTATGTCCTTTGTGGCCGCGATGAGAATGGGGATGTCTACAGCGGAGTGCAGAGACTTAACACAGAAACTGACGAGTGGGTTGTGATCTCTTATTCTCCGATGCCCAG gTATGACCTGTGTGCCACATTCCTCAATGGAGTGATATATACCATTGGTGGCAAGGCTCTTAAATTTGATCTTTGCACTGAAGAATGGACAATAATCGACAAGGAATGCCTCAACCGGAAGTTTTTCATGGGATGCGCCTCCGTCAATGGACAAATCTACATCATGGGGCAAAGGAGGGCAAGTATAACCCAAGATATTCCAAACTTTGTATTGCTTGATCCATACCTGGATAACTGCCAAGTGAAAGATTCCAATATCCCGTGCCCTTTGCCCATCCGTGGCTGTGTGACTGTTAAAAGCTGTGATATTTCGTTTTAA